The DNA sequence GATCATGATCCAGCCTGTGGGACAATGGGTTCTCCAGCAGTTGGGCCTCTATGAACAGATCGCCGCGGAGTCCGCTCGACTTAATGCGATTGAAGCCGTCCGGGAGTCAGGTAAGCGTCTCATTCGTCTGGAATACCAGCGACTGCATTCCGATCTGTTTGGGCTGGGAGTGCATCGGGGACGACTGTTTGCCGCCCTGTTGAATCTCGCTCAACAGGCGGGCACTGAAATTCGCGAAGGATCCCGGGTGATCGGTTACCAGAATGGATCAGCCGGATTGTCCCTGCATCTGGAACAGGGAGGGTGTGAAGAGCAGTTCGATTTTCTGGTCGCCGTCGATGGCTCGCGCTCTCAGCTGCGTTCGATCAGCGGGATTCCGCAACGGGGCGTCGAATACGAGTACGGGGCGCTCTGGGCCACGGGAAAATGCACCGCGGTCCGCGATCATCTGCTGCAGCTGGTCTCCGGAACACGTCGGCTGGCCGGTCTGTTACCTATCGGGCAGGATGAATGCAGTTTTTTCTGGGGACTGACGGCAGACCAGTTCAGCCGCTACCAGCAGCAGGGATTCGACCAGTGGAAGCAGGAAGTTCTGGCCCTCTGTCCGCTGGCAGAAGAGCTGTTGCGTCAGACTACCGGCTTTCAGGATTACACCTTTACCACTTACCGCAGCATCTCACTTAGTAGATGGTATGCAGACCGTGTCATTTTCATGGGAGACGCCGCCCATCCCACCAGCCCACATCTGGGGCAGGGGGCCAATCTGGCACTGGAAGATGTCTGGATCTTTGCCGAATGCCTGCAACAGCAGGGGGACTTTCAGTCTGCCTGTCACCTCTATGAATCGCGCCGAAGCAGCAAGCTTCGTTTCTATCAGCGGATTACGGGCTGGCTC is a window from the Gimesia benthica genome containing:
- a CDS encoding FAD-dependent oxidoreductase; its protein translation is MKIAIAGGGIAGTAVAALLARQGHAVTLFEQAVHCGPVGAGIMIQPVGQWVLQQLGLYEQIAAESARLNAIEAVRESGKRLIRLEYQRLHSDLFGLGVHRGRLFAALLNLAQQAGTEIREGSRVIGYQNGSAGLSLHLEQGGCEEQFDFLVAVDGSRSQLRSISGIPQRGVEYEYGALWATGKCTAVRDHLLQLVSGTRRLAGLLPIGQDECSFFWGLTADQFSRYQQQGFDQWKQEVLALCPLAEELLRQTTGFQDYTFTTYRSISLSRWYADRVIFMGDAAHPTSPHLGQGANLALEDVWIFAECLQQQGDFQSACHLYESRRSSKLRFYQRITGWLSPFFQSPGVLRGWGRDLSLPVMSQTPVLREQMLKTLCGFKTGWLHSSQPGK